CCTTCTACTAAAATCTCTATCTCGAGCTTTGAGTATTTCATCCTCAGATATATTAGGATTTCTTTCCTTTAGTGAATCCTCGAATTGTCTAACAATACGGTAATTAATAAcataactaatataattataaaatgcataaacatataaattaaaaagaaaacttacCGAAGATAAGATTCTGATTCTTTACAATTCACCAAGATATATGTCTCAACAATATGAAGTTCTTCATCTGTTAAGAATCTATCTTAACCTTTGCCAATAAGGCGACATGGATGTTTAAAAATAGacaatttatcatccaatttCTGTTCACCACCATCATCATTACGAGGAACATTAGTGTACCTTGTTTGAATGCTTGGATCAAAATATAAAGAAGCAAAGTTAGAAATTTCTTCCAAAATATATGCTTCACAAATAGATCCTTCAACTTTTGCCTTATTTCAAACCTTCCTTTTCAAGTACAACATACATCTCTCAAATGGATACATCCATCTATATTGCATAGGTCCTCCAACCTTAACTTCATATGGGAGATGTATTACCAAATGTTCCATTGAGTCAAAAAATGCTGGTGGAAAAATCTTCTCAAGCTTGCAAATTGTTTCAATGATGGAAAGTATGGCATTGTCCATGATAGAAACACGTATTCCAATTGCACAAATCTCTTTGAAGAACAAACTCAGTTCAGTTAAAACTTTCCATATTGGCCTTGGCAACATGTCACGAAATGCCAAAGGAATAAGTCTTTGCATAAAAACATGACAATCGTGACTCTTCATTCCGTATATTTTTCCTTCATCTAGATTAATGCAACGTGATAGGTTAGATGAGTACCCATCTAGAAACTTCAGTTGTTTTATCCATTCACACACCTTCTTTCTTTGATCCAAATTCAAGGCATATGTTGCCTTTggttttttatacttttcattCTCAACTACTAACTCTAACCTAGGACGTTTGCATATCAACTTCAAATCTTGTCTCCAAGCTGAAATCAAAACCCTAATGTTCGCACTTCTTCATTATATGAAATCCGACAGCCTTCGATGCGAGCTTCCGGTGCGTATGAGTCACTATACGAAATCCGACAGCCTTCGATGCGAGCTTCTGATGCTTGCAAGTCTCCGACCGTTCAACCAAAAGGCAAAGTGATCCAAGAGCAAAGGGTTTTGTTCGAATATTTGAACATTGACATGAATGTCTCCGAGAAGCAATTGTTTAAAGTTTCATACAAATAGGATTAAGTTTTAAGTTGTATgctttatgtttttaattcgtTTTTAAAGTTTCATACGAATAGATTCAGTTataagttttatgtttttaattcgttgactttcattttatattttgtatcattttcatttatttatagtatttatattatgtattttatattatatatatatatatatatatatatatataatattataaaaaatatatattttttaaagttaagtGTTTAATTAAATCAAGTTAAATattcatactttataaataaaatagatacatacaatttatttttatttataatatatcctaaataatttatttcatatttaaaattttttaaacaataaaacaaattgtaccataaatataataatatgtgacaatataaattaattattaatttaataattcttttattcaaataaattaatataaaatataaaaaaatagcgtaaaagataataaataattatcaaaataatagctaatcatttcatttttcatataattaataagaattgttttaataataatatttaaatggaaaaaaaaaatattgtgttagTTAAATAgtagttattatttaatatatatataaaataaaaataatttacaaataagggattaatttatataataataaaatatatttttgaagatttttaaatacattgatagtttttaaaaatttctttaataaattcattttttataaaataatttgtatattatttttttaattagaaattctaTTTACTAGTTTTGGATTagcaataaaatcattttataattaaaatcatagCTAATTAGCTTCAacttaattatcatattatgttgTATCTAATCCCTAACTATTAGTTACAACTTAGCTGCTATATTATGTTGTgtctaatccctaactaattagcttcAATTTAACTACCATATTATGTTGTgtctaatccctaactaattagctacaacttagctacaaTATCTATGTTGTGTATAATCTCTAACTAATTAGTTACTATTTAGctaccatatttatgttgtgtttaattcctaactaattagctacaacttagttaCCATATATATGTTATGTCTAAGCCCTAACTAATTAGttacaacttagctaccatatatatgttatgtctaagccctaactaattagcttcAATTTAACTACCATATTATGTTGTgtctaatccctaactaattagctacaacttagctacaaTATCTATGTTGTGTATAATCTCTAACTAATTAGTTACAATTTAGctaccatatttatgttgtgtttagtccctaactaattagctacaacttagctaccatatttatgttatgtttaaTTCCTAACTACttagctacaacttagttaCCATATATATGTTATGTCTAACCCCTAACTAATTAGttacaacttagctaccatatttatgttgtgtttaatctctaactaattagctacaacttaacTACCATATTTATGATATGTTTAattcctaactaattagctacaacttagttaCCATATGTATGTTATgtctaatccctaactaattagctacaacttagctatcatatttatgttgtgtttaatccttaactaattagctacaacttagctaccatattatGTTGTATCTAGTCCctcactaattagctacaactttgCTACAATATTTGTTTGTCGCTAATTTGTCTCTAATTAGCGAGGGATTAGCGAGTAAAATTTTCCCTCGCTAATTTCCCTCGCAAATCAgcaaatttcttgtagtgaaaggctaaccttgtgtgtagggggttgagacattgtaacacttagctcgggggtgagcagctcggtaGAGCAAGGAATCGactacaagtgcaagcatccgctgaatccgactaaattatacgtatccggatgagtcgtgtctgagtcttagtgtattgtttgcaagtcataacatgatggGTTGACATATGTATCTTGaactatgaaattgtatgtaactgcatgataaaatatttttcggCTCTAGCTCACCCttctgttgtttgttgtatgtcttgtatgtgtggttttctctttttgcgatgatcatcaatttattgatatgagcagatgtgagaaacacccgtggtcaacagggaggtgatggttccgctgcgtAGCCCACCTGGGCTGGATTCTACTGTTTTGGGTTTATtatagggctatggcccatgtattggcttgtcctttaaatttcaatttgattaCTGTTGAACTTTGTATCCTATTTTGTTTTGGCATCATTGTGTGCCTTGaatattgtaaggagtagtgtTTATGCTCCAAGACCGCGCTATTATGTTATCTtatgtgacgtttcctttaatttggATGAttgattaaatgggacgttacagtgACCATATTTTATAGAAAcaatttagtgaccaaatatatgaagattaaaaatggtttttatattggtctctaaataatgataattgtttCAATGTTGTTTGATACCAAATCATTTATTACTCCATCATAGTTCATTAATTAGTAAAAGCTTTGACGTTTCATATTCAACTATTCTATCAAAATCAAACAATCTACTATTTagaaacaatttttcaaaagtctaaaacaatcaagcacaactctactatttaaaatcaattttataaaaaatctaaaacaataAAGCATAACTTTGCACAACCAAGAGatattcaaaatattgtttatcaAAATACAAACATAACATATATTACAACATGAGTCGCCTGACAGACCTTCAAAGCCGTTAGAcggtttctagaaaatttccagaaacacaacgaaaacaaaaatttttgcAGAGGAAAAGGAAACATCCAAGCATTCCTTACATCatcaaatcaatcaaaataaattaaagacaCAAAtgcaactccccttacctagaTTTCCTTGCTCCAAAAGCCCTTCTAGAGTTCCTTTCTGATCCAAATTGTTCCAACCTCTTGCCTCCACACCAACCGCTCACTAGCTCTCTCTAAGTTCAGACGTGGTGCTCTCAAAATTCTCTTTTTATTTACCTCCCTAGTCTGCTCTCTTCCTTTTTCCTTAGACCTTCCACTTACTCACTTTCCAACCCCAAATTTAATTAACttaactaaaaaacaaaaattaaataaaaatgaagttaATTGCCATTCAAGTGCTATTACAAGGTGGTTTCTCAAACCTTCCAACTGCCCTCTATGACAGCTAGGGTTTCTGAACCTTCCAATCCAtggcaaaaagaaattgaacgaaaagaaaactatttagaTTAACACACTAATGACATACACAAGACTCGAACCAAAGTCCTCTTCACACCAGTCAGCATGCTCAACCATTTGAGTTATCACTACTCCTTATTATAACTCCCCacattaattactataaatatctttttacccgcatttatattaaataaataaatatttatttatttatttatttcggGTCTTACACTTCCATTATATGTTCTCTCTTAGTCGTTTAATCACATTTTCACTTCTGCTACACATTTTTGCTAGTCATCATGCTCCTCCTTTTCTATGATAACAAAACAAACaatgaaataattttcatatatgtATTAAAGCACATCATTGATCAATTATATATAAGAGTGAAACAGATCCAAATATGTCAGATTAcctatattgaaatttatgtcgGCCTTTATGATTGGAAAGCATGATTAGAACATGCACAATTATGAAATCACAGTAAATAGGGAAAATatcacacaaaaaaatattaaaactaatcaaaacattattcaaattaaatccAAATTATTATGATGAAATAAACAAAGTTTGCATGAAACTAAAGACTGAAATTGACAACTTTAAAAGCTCATAGAacaaaaagtttcaaaatttcaatctaAACTTCAAAAACCAAGAGTTCAAAATAGTCAACGCTTATTCTTTGCTTCTCCccctctcttttcttctccccATTTTTGTTAACATCAAAAAGAGATTGAAGAACAAAGGCCTCATCATAGCTACGGTGAAGGAGGCTTTGGTGATGATAAAATGGGAAGAATGTCACAAGGATAGAAGGTGTCATGAAATAAAGCATCCATTATTATTGACATGCTTTTAGCAGGACATTGAACTCGTTCCTGTTGCTCAGCTGCATAGGCTTCAAAATGGCAAATAATATATCTCCTTTCTTGTGCTAAACTTATCTCCATAATCCTTTTTAGAATATCTATCATTTTGGTTTTTCTGAGAGTTTCATGCCAAGGCACATGTGTAGATGGTGATTCTATTTTAGatattgtaaggcccattaaaattatttcattacttCATGCCCTAAATTAAAAGGCTtccccttgtaagtgggcctcaGGGCTGGCCCAACAGATAAAACCACTCCTAGTTGCCCTAACTCACACTTCCACTCATTTTAGTTAACCTTGAGCTGCAGTCGTCAACCCCTCTACTAGGATTTTGCTTCTACTGTTATGTTGAGCCCGAAGGACTCATTGCTCCATGTAAGTACCCCTTCTAGTTCATGCTAGTTTCCCTTTTATCACCTTTTCGTAATTTTAGTTAAGAGCCTCTGTTAACTCCATCTTCTGGTTCTGTTCCACCCTTATTTCAGCCCTATAGTTCATCCTCCTTAGAGCTGTTATGCTCGTGGTCGTGCCATCAGGGTCTTTGCTAAGCTTTTTCCAGGTATGGGGAAGTTAGAGTTTGAGTCTTGAATGGTTTTCTAGCTGATTTAGAGTTTGTTGGATGTTGTATGAACTATATGATTGTGATGAATGTGTGAATGACCATGTACTGCTATTTGGGTGCGAGCATGTGAATGTTGCAGGAGAAGCAGTAGCGAGATTTGTTACtatcgcctaggcgagacttgtagGAGCAAACCAGGGGTTTCGCGAACCCTCCCCAAGGCGGAGAGCTCTGGTTTTGAGCAAGAcgctatctcgcttaggcgagagtcactcgcctaagcgaggaggaGGGAAAGCTTTGGGACGCTGTTATGGTTTAGCCCAAACGAGGGACCTCAGCTTTGGGCGAAgggttgtctcgctcaggcgaggcagggctcgcctaagcgagccagCGAGAACTTCCCAGCACTATTTGTTatgtcgcctaagcgagggtctATCGCATAAGTGAGAGTttccctctcgcctgagcgagggctcttggcttgagcgagatccGCTGCAGGTTGGATGGCTTTCTTTAATTGGTAATTGGATTGTTGGTTTATGATGTGTTTTGTATGATGTATGAAGTCTGTGAAATGAAAGGCATGGTATACTCTGTATTATAAATTGGATAGATGTGATTGAGggatcttggcatgtgaaattaatgagtggGTTGGAATTAAAAAAGCAtagtattgatatgagatgaggccctatagTCATGGAGTGGTAATGATAGTGGTATAGATTCAACATGTCATACGAATGAGGATTGATTTTCAGAGGTTGGTATGAAATTGTAAGCATGAttagtgtgtaattccttggagtctctaggtgagacctctggggttgcacttcagtggtcgggacgtaattccatgacccttgttagtgggtgttcatggtggtgccccatcagTATGGtctagtaaggattcaaggtaaggttgcatcctgacactctaaggagttagttagtctcacttagagcggactgactcttgtggtgagagtagtaggccgcctgaaattcattaatggctaaccttgtggtgaggtaaattgattcattgtagctcgggggtgagcagaggtatccaccacaagtgcaagcatccgctgaatctgaccagaCCATACGtattcggatgagtcgagtcagggtctagtgtattgtttgaggaGTTAGAGCATGTTTGGATGATATACGAAATGTTTGGATTGTGTATTGATGAActgttttactctagcttaccctgtttgttatGTGATTGTCTTGTTTGtggctcttctttcttgcgatgatcatcaatttaattgatgggagcagatgggcgaggtcctcgcggtcaacaagggaatggtgacTCCACTACTTAGCCATCTTGGCTGGATATTCATTTTTGAGCTTTCTTTTGGGGCCATGGCCCATGCATTTGGCTGTCCTTTaaacttccatttcttttcagTTAAATTTTTGTATCTGTTTAGTTAATATCGTTGTATGCCTTGGTTCATCGTAAGGCGTCTTGTGGAAACTCTAAGGCTGCGCTGTTATGCTATTTTGTGgtgacatttcctttaattacggctattaattaaatggggtgttacatttatggtatcagagcggtcattccttaggtttgTGGACTTGAATGTCCGTTTAGCTTTCTTTGTgtcttctgagtgttcttagttaaattcttgcctttatcgagcctaaccaagtgattttctgtgtgtcagtgaactatggcacctcctcgtaggactcCGCAATCATCCCATGGTGACGTACCTGATATCGCCAAggcaatagaggcgatggtagctGCTATGACGTAGCAAAGCACGACAATGATGCAACAACATGAGGCATCAATGCAATGATAGGTGGCATCACTTGAGCAACAATAGGTAGCGATGCATCAGATGGAGGTTGCATGTGTGGCTGCCGAGGATGCGCATAGGCAGCATATGGAGAACAGGGCGGCTGCCCTTGTGTTTCATCCTGAGCCACGACCTGCAGTCAGAGAGTGGAGCCTAGAGGACTTCCTAAAGCTCCACCTAGTGAAGTTTAATGGGAAGGTTAGCCATCACGCAGCAGACCAGTGGCTGAAGGATCTAGAGAGGATCTTTGATGCAAAAACATGCCCAACGGAGAACAGGTTGGCTTCCACAATATACATGCTCACCAGAGAGGCTGAGCATTGGTGGATCAGTACAaaatccatcatggaggagagagGCGAGTCGGTGACGTGGGAGGCCTTTAGGGGGAAATTCCTCTCGGAATATTTCCCAAACAGCGTTCGTTATGCCAAGGAGGTCGAATTCCTCAATTTGACCCAGGGACGGAAGACTGTGACGGActatgctgagaagttcaagcatCTCAGTCGCTTTTATACCTTGCTgctcgatgaggagtggagatgccggAAATTTAGGAACGGCCTTAGGGGAGATATTCGCTTTATGGTAGCACCCTTATCCATCAAGGAATTTGTtgctctggtagagaaggcTAGAGTAatagagaagatgaagaatgaggtaGAGGGTCAGCGGCCTCAGTAGCCTCAGAGGATTGGTGGgccatctgggtccaagcccaGACATGACGAGCGGAGGAGACCATCCGACAGACCTCACTATCAGTCTCAAGGGTCTAGGAGTCTTCCTCTCCAACAGGGGCGAGTGTAGTGCTACATATGTGGGGGCCCTCATTTGAGGAGTGCTTGCCCACGCATGGAGGTTTACCGCAAATGCAACAACtatggcaaggaaggccactttgggaaggattaTCCCACCCTTGCTAGGGCAACGgcacgccctccagttcaggcTCCCCACCAGCATCAGCGGagagacagaggcaacaggcctcaagCGACGGGCAGAGTGTACGCCATGTCAGGGACGAAGGCAGCATGTTCAAGTAACTTGGTTATTGGTTGTTGTATGATCGCTGGTGTTAGTTGTTGTGTgatatatgattctggagcgacacactcctttgtgtcaaatgcttgggtctgccggtgtgcAAGCTACAGTGTGAGCTTGCGATGTCTACTCCAGCGTCGGGTTTGGTCAAAACATCATCATTATGTACTAGGTGCCCAGTGGAGGTAGAAGGACGCAGGTACAAGGTAAATCtaatctgcctacctctacaggagttggaaGTAATTTTAGGGATGGATTGGTTGTCTGCTAATCGCATTCAGATAGATTGTTGGGAGAGAAGATTATTGTTCCCCGACTCAGAGAAGCTCGAGTTAGTGTCTCCTCAAGGGGTGGTGAAGGAGATTTAGAGTGGCGCGCAATGCTTCATAATCTTCGCCCATATGGAGGtgggagagagagagggagCACTGGTTATACCTGTGGTCCATGAGTTTGAAGATATATTTCCAGATGAGGTACCAGGGTTACGTCCAAGTAGAGAGGTGtagttctctattgatctagtACCGGGGACGAGTCCAGTATCGATGGCTCCATACCGCATGGCTCCGACGGAGTTGGTTGAACTTAACAAACAGATAGAGGAGCTGATGGCAAAGCAGTTTATCCGACCCAACACTTCTCCTTGGGGAGAACTAGTGCtgttagtgaagaagaaggatgggagttcgcgcctgtgtgtggactataggcagttaaacaagatgacaatcaagaataagtaccctctcccgagaattgatgacttgatggatcaactACTTGGATTATCAGTGTTCCCAAAGATAGATCTGTGGTCGGGatatcatcagattttggtaaaggctaatgatgtacagaagacagccttcaggtCCAGATACAaccactacgagtatgtggttatgccttttggtgtgaccaacgctccGGCGGTGTTTAtagactacatgaacaggatcttctggcccttcctagataagtttgtcgtagttttcatagacgacatccttatctattccaaGACTTAAgaggagcatgcagaacacctgagattggtgcttggtgttttgagagagaagcagttgtatgccaagttgtccaagtgtgagttctggatggGTGATGTttagtttttggggcatgtgatatccgcccaggAGATTGCAGTGGACCCAGCAAAGGTCGAGGCAATGGTAAAGTTGGAAAGTCCTAAGTCGGCCACaaagatcaggagctttgtggggttagcgagctactataggagattcatagagggattctctaAGATAGTGGCACCTATGACACTActtactcggaaggaccaacccttcacttggacgAACAAGTGTGAGGATAGTTTTCAGGAGCTTAAACGGAGGTTGACTAGTGCTCCCATATTGGTAATTCCGGATGTGGGGAAACCGTTCGAAGTCTACTGTGACGCATCTCATCTTGGGCTCGGCTGTGTTCTAatgcaagagaagaaggcaGTGGTGTATGCTTCAAGACAACTAAAGGTGCATGAGTGTAACTATCtcactcatgacctagagttgGCAGCCATAGTGTtcgccttgaagatctggagacactatctttatggtgctcaaTTTCGCGTGTTCAATAACCACAAGAGTCTccaatacttgtttgatcagaaggagctaaacatgaggcagaggaggtggatggaattcctggaagattatgacttcgagctcctatatcaCCTAGGGAAGGAAAATGTGGTGGttgatgccttgagtaggaagaccgTACATGCTACACACCTTATGATCAAGGAGGTGAAGTTACTAGAGAAATTCCGAGATATGAAGCTACGGGTGAAGTTGGGATTTGAGTTCATTAGATGTAGCACCCTTACTATATatagtgacttcttggactcaATCAGAGAGAGACAGTTATTGGATGCCAGTCTAAACAGGGTCAGAGAACAACTTGGGTCGGATGAGGCTAGAGACTTTGGTTTGggtgatgatggcatactgaggttcCAGGGCAAAGTATGCATACCTGACGATGTTGAGGTAAAAcggttgatccttgaggaggggcataagagtcgtctttgtctgcatcctggcatgactaagatgtaccaagatcttAAGGAAAACTTTTGGTGGCAAggaatgaagaaagatgtggcaCAGTTTGTATCCGCCTGTCTGATGTGTCAGAAGGTGAAAGTAGAGCACTAGAGACCCGGTGGGATCCTACAACCCTTAgagataccagtgtggaaatgggacagtatttcaatggactttgtgacccatttgccatgAACCTTTAGAGGGCATGACACCATCTAGGTAATAGTGGAtcgattgaccaagagtgctcacttcttggcgatgaacttgaggatgtcaaTGGCCAAGTTGGCCTAGTTGTACATTAACGAGATAGTAAGGCTTCATGGGGtgccttcgagcatagttttTGACAGAGACCCGCGGTTCATGTCTCGGTTCTGACAGACGCTACAtagtgctatgggtagcaaaCTCACCATGAGTTGggcttatcatcctcagaccgatggtcagtctgagaggacgatccagtcactggaggatttgttgaggacatGCATACTGGACCACCTaggtgcttgggatgaggtattgcctttgatagagtttaCCTATAACAATAGTTTTCATTCGAGCATTGGCATGCCGCCATCCAAGGCTCTTTATGGCaagaggtgtaggactcctctctgttggtatcaggatggagaagcggtgttggttggaccagaattattagagcagaccactgagaaggtgaggatggtgagggaTAGGATGTAGGCCtttcagagtaggcagaaggcttatgcagaccgtaggaggaggcctttggagttCGCAGCTggcgatcatgtgttcttgagggtgacccaaACCACCGGTGTGGGAAGGGCTTTCCGCTCAAAGAAGTTTTCTCCTAAATTCCTTGGTccctatcagatcacgaggaggattggaccgGTGGCTTACGAGATAGTTTTACCCCCGCAATTGGCAAACCTTCACCCAGTGTTCCACGTCTCACAATTGAGAAAGTATGTACTTGACCCgactcatgtgttggaagccgagATATACAAATCAGGGAAGATCTCACaatggaagtaccacccatcgcttTAGAGGAgagcaaggttgaggaacgcCAAGGAAAAGCGGTCAGCCTTGTTAAAGTCATTTGGGATCAGAGGATAGGTGACTCGACTTGAGAGtcagaggaggacatgagaaaatcacatccacatctatTTGTCtagtgagtctttattttcgaagtcaaaaattttcttgttggggagaatgtaaggcccattaaaattatttcattacttCCTGCCCTAAATTAAAGGGCTaccccttgtaagtgggcctaatgGCTGTCCTAGCAGATAAAACCACTCCTAGTTTCAGTGAACCTTGAGTTGCAGCTGTCAACCCCTCTACTAGGATTTTGCTTCTACTGTTATGTTGAGCCAGGAGGACTCATTGCTCCATGTAAGTACCCCTGCTAGTTCATGCTAGTttcccttttatcactttttcgTAATTTCAGTTAAGAGCCTATGTTAACTCAATCTTCTGGTTTTGTCCCACCCTTATTT
This region of Vigna unguiculata cultivar IT97K-499-35 chromosome 5, ASM411807v1, whole genome shotgun sequence genomic DNA includes:
- the LOC114184463 gene encoding uncharacterized protein LOC114184463, whose translation is MTLLTRKDQPFTWTNKCEDSFQELKRRLTSAPILVIPDVGKPFEVYCDASHLGLGCVLMQEKKAVVYASRQLKVHECNYLTHDLELAAIVFALKIWRHYLYGAQFRVFNNHKRKENVVVDALSRKTVHATHLMIKEVKLLEKFRDMKLRVKLGFEFIRCSTLTIYSDFLDSIRERQLLDASLNRVREQLGSDEARDFGLGDDGILRFQGKVCIPDDVEITRRIGPVAYEIVLPPQLANLHPVFHVSQLRKYVLDPTHVLEAEIYKSGKISQWKYHPSL